A DNA window from uncultured Methanoregula sp. contains the following coding sequences:
- a CDS encoding nitroreductase family protein, translating to MCTDIIEQRNVALDQILAERRSYRMFTAEIPPDDAIRRILHAGLLGPFAAAAVGPSKDYFRRFFVLRSGSASMKAIIPLVMNQVTTMAQELERGMEHDPELRKRAGPFLQRLSAIQKMGRVPGIGTAPFYIIVAERRGFPPVELQSLAHCLENMWLKATALELGFQLVSVTSQMSGNPEFCKILGIRPGEWELMGCAVGVAADELSPSIRPPVEDVTRWLE from the coding sequence ATGTGCACTGATATCATCGAACAGAGAAATGTTGCCCTCGACCAGATCCTTGCCGAACGACGCTCGTACCGTATGTTCACAGCAGAGATCCCGCCTGACGATGCGATCCGGCGCATCCTGCATGCAGGGCTTCTTGGCCCGTTCGCTGCCGCTGCCGTCGGCCCGTCGAAGGACTATTTCCGGAGATTCTTTGTGCTGCGAAGCGGTTCGGCAAGCATGAAGGCAATAATTCCCCTTGTGATGAACCAGGTAACAACCATGGCACAGGAGCTGGAGCGGGGAATGGAACATGATCCTGAACTCCGGAAGAGAGCAGGCCCGTTCCTCCAGCGCCTGTCGGCGATACAGAAGATGGGCAGGGTTCCCGGGATCGGAACCGCCCCGTTCTACATCATTGTTGCAGAGCGCCGGGGATTTCCCCCGGTAGAACTCCAGTCCCTTGCACACTGCCTGGAGAACATGTGGCTCAAGGCAACCGCACTGGAGCTCGGGTTCCAGCTCGTATCGGTCACGTCCCAGATGTCGGGAAACCCCGAGTTCTGTAAAATCCTGGGCATCAGGCCGGGCGAATGGGAGCTGATGGGGTGTGCGGTCGGCGTTGCTGCCGATGAACTCTCCCCGTCCATCCGGCCCCCGGTCGAAGATGTTACCCGGTGGCTCGAGTAA
- a CDS encoding DUF169 domain-containing protein, with the protein MPESQIAKKAGIRKNPVAIVWADKKPEKALEFRPGIWSCSMWLFAKVANEGRTAVFSRDTTTCAGGAMGLGFGRPWEKHASRSEEGFCSFLSNGIVGAADKKAYESVIERGFDEHHKKMLTEGERFFKSPAIVRKFLQNLPVYDAQDKFIVMKPVQDVKEGEDVRSVVFVANADQISALSILANYGHGNIRDGIIVTAGAAGCQALGVCTYAESGKDHPRAVIGLTDLSARKSVRATLGKDVLTFSIPYSLYQEMEANAEGSFLDLDLWKELRDSA; encoded by the coding sequence ATGCCAGAAAGTCAGATTGCGAAAAAAGCCGGGATCCGGAAAAACCCGGTTGCTATCGTATGGGCCGATAAAAAACCAGAAAAAGCCCTTGAATTCAGGCCGGGTATCTGGAGTTGCAGCATGTGGCTCTTTGCCAAGGTTGCCAATGAGGGGCGTACTGCGGTCTTCTCCCGGGATACCACCACGTGTGCCGGCGGGGCGATGGGCCTTGGGTTCGGCCGGCCCTGGGAGAAACACGCGTCCCGGAGCGAGGAGGGATTCTGCTCGTTCCTCTCGAACGGGATAGTGGGAGCTGCTGATAAGAAGGCTTACGAATCGGTCATTGAACGGGGGTTTGATGAGCATCACAAAAAGATGCTCACTGAAGGAGAGCGTTTCTTCAAAAGCCCGGCCATTGTCAGAAAATTCTTACAAAACCTGCCGGTTTATGATGCACAGGACAAGTTTATCGTCATGAAACCCGTCCAGGATGTCAAAGAGGGCGAGGATGTGAGGAGTGTCGTGTTCGTTGCAAACGCCGACCAGATCTCTGCGCTCTCGATCCTTGCAAATTACGGGCACGGGAATATCCGGGACGGGATCATTGTTACCGCCGGTGCGGCCGGGTGCCAGGCACTCGGTGTCTGCACATATGCAGAGTCCGGGAAGGATCATCCCCGGGCAGTGATCGGTCTCACCGATCTCTCGGCCCGGAAGAGTGTCCGGGCAACTCTCGGGAAAGATGTTCTCACCTTCTCGATTCCGTATTCCCTTTACCAGGAGATGGAAGCTAATGCCGAGGGAAGTTTCCTTGACCTGGATCTCTGGAAGGAACTCCGGGATTCGGCGTGA
- a CDS encoding class I SAM-dependent methyltransferase produces the protein MLFLSEQEKQDWAGYAEEVLSTFPAPGKYDAEIRSNLVPAFHFYIGTILAARGFGSESLAWLETGVRREEEGLACCSFLLGFLNRHNNRFAKPAIVFKDPRPFIHFANSPGMVAARQEFIRQCSHTLPAFHEPVRFMDIGCGDGALTAAVLLNLADTGKIREIDEILLIDPSPAMTELADSTLRAAFPDTEITVRNGRIQDCSGDIGRRFDIALSSFAYHHMPFEEKRIHLSRLKPWIDHFILFDMEANNDTPQNFTPEIALSVYQSYGRIMDFVCSNNAPPDLVNDCMDSFLMAEVISILTEPRGTRSDYHMLRSQWNALFSEVLGPEFSRLCDSSAYSDEYMAILTLHYGRNSRR, from the coding sequence ATGCTCTTCCTTTCAGAACAGGAGAAACAGGACTGGGCAGGATATGCAGAAGAGGTCCTCTCAACATTTCCGGCGCCCGGCAAGTACGATGCGGAGATTCGCAGCAATCTTGTTCCGGCATTTCACTTTTATATCGGAACTATCCTTGCCGCGAGAGGGTTTGGCAGCGAAAGTCTCGCATGGCTGGAGACAGGAGTCCGCAGGGAAGAGGAAGGTCTCGCCTGCTGCTCGTTCCTTCTTGGATTTTTGAACCGGCACAACAACCGGTTTGCAAAACCGGCAATAGTGTTCAAGGATCCCCGGCCGTTCATCCATTTCGCAAATTCCCCCGGTATGGTTGCAGCCCGACAGGAATTCATCCGGCAGTGCAGCCATACCCTTCCCGCATTTCACGAACCGGTCCGGTTCATGGATATCGGATGCGGCGACGGGGCACTGACGGCTGCCGTTCTCCTGAACCTGGCAGACACAGGAAAGATACGGGAAATCGATGAGATCCTCCTCATCGATCCCTCCCCGGCAATGACGGAACTTGCAGACTCGACCCTCCGGGCCGCATTCCCCGACACGGAGATCACCGTACGGAACGGACGTATCCAGGACTGCTCGGGTGACATCGGCCGCAGGTTCGACATTGCACTCAGCTCGTTTGCGTACCACCACATGCCATTTGAAGAAAAACGGATCCACCTCTCCCGGCTCAAGCCCTGGATCGATCACTTCATCCTGTTCGATATGGAAGCCAACAATGATACCCCGCAGAACTTCACGCCGGAGATTGCCCTCTCCGTGTACCAGTCGTACGGCCGGATCATGGATTTCGTCTGTTCCAACAATGCCCCGCCGGATCTTGTCAATGACTGCATGGATTCGTTCCTCATGGCCGAGGTCATCTCGATCCTCACCGAGCCCCGGGGAACAAGGAGTGATTACCATATGCTCCGGAGCCAGTGGAACGCGCTCTTTTCCGAAGTCCTCGGGCCGGAATTTTCACGTTTGTGCGATTCATCGGCTTATTCCGATGAATACATGGCTATCCTTACCCTCCATTACGGCAGGAACAGCCGGCGCTGA
- a CDS encoding NAD(P)/FAD-dependent oxidoreductase has protein sequence MADHPDGAIPQRDGKTYSVMARSPAGLVTPELLEKIASIARKYRVPVVKITSGQRIALIGIDRPDVEAVLDELGPDAVRKTGPCIRFVQSCPGIRNCKNGTQDSLGLALALEERYREKPFPGKIKIGISGCPRCCGESHTRDIGIMGTPNGWTLLFGGNNGTRPRFGDVLAKNLSTAEVQDLVSRLLDYYQLNAQSKERSARFMERITFAGIKHDLLDLAPYIPPEH, from the coding sequence ATGGCAGATCATCCTGATGGCGCAATTCCCCAGCGCGATGGAAAGACCTATTCGGTGATGGCCAGGTCACCGGCCGGGCTTGTCACACCGGAACTTCTCGAGAAGATCGCTTCGATTGCCCGCAAATACCGGGTACCGGTGGTGAAGATCACCTCCGGCCAGCGCATTGCCCTGATTGGCATTGACCGGCCGGATGTTGAGGCGGTCCTTGATGAACTTGGCCCGGACGCGGTCCGGAAGACCGGGCCCTGCATCCGCTTTGTCCAGTCCTGCCCGGGAATCCGGAACTGCAAGAACGGAACGCAGGACTCACTTGGCCTTGCTCTTGCCCTGGAAGAGCGTTACCGCGAGAAACCATTCCCCGGCAAGATCAAGATCGGGATCTCGGGATGTCCCCGGTGCTGTGGCGAGAGCCATACCCGGGATATCGGGATCATGGGAACACCAAACGGGTGGACGCTTTTGTTCGGGGGAAACAATGGTACCCGGCCGCGGTTTGGCGATGTTCTCGCAAAGAATCTCTCAACTGCTGAGGTTCAGGATCTTGTCAGCCGGTTGCTCGACTATTACCAGCTGAATGCACAGTCAAAGGAGCGGTCCGCCCGGTTCATGGAACGGATCACGTTTGCGGGGATAAAGCACGATCTTTTGGATCTGGCCCCGTACATTCCTCCTGAGCACTAG
- a CDS encoding carboxypeptidase regulatory-like domain-containing protein yields the protein MTGPANEKKPFVRLGRFIACLTIASCILFGMCGVSALNSVGQVPQPPTNSYSDTGGIQLWTTPGDAYVEVVPANGAMSYGGWTNSAGSYTLSDIPAYVTYQIIVTKAGYRPYSTTLYVSPHIYAETHPELQIDMPDPGNLDISITPYGGTICIDGGQCETYPLDTGGELSRQVRTLAGDQYHTVTVVLNGYRPFSQDVWVPAGDYGRLKATLQRL from the coding sequence ATGACTGGACCAGCAAATGAAAAAAAGCCCTTTGTCCGGCTTGGACGCTTCATCGCCTGCCTGACCATCGCATCCTGCATCCTTTTCGGGATGTGCGGGGTTTCTGCCTTGAATAGTGTGGGACAGGTTCCGCAGCCGCCCACGAATTCCTATTCGGATACCGGGGGAATCCAGCTCTGGACCACCCCGGGAGATGCGTACGTTGAAGTTGTCCCGGCCAACGGGGCCATGTCGTATGGCGGGTGGACGAACTCGGCTGGTTCTTACACGCTGTCCGATATCCCGGCGTACGTCACGTACCAGATTATTGTAACGAAAGCGGGTTACCGTCCGTACTCGACAACCCTGTACGTGAGCCCGCATATCTATGCAGAGACTCACCCGGAGCTCCAGATCGATATGCCTGACCCCGGGAATCTCGACATATCGATCACCCCGTACGGGGGAACGATCTGTATCGATGGCGGGCAGTGCGAGACCTACCCGCTGGACACGGGCGGCGAACTGAGCCGTCAGGTGAGGACCCTTGCAGGCGACCAGTACCACACAGTCACCGTGGTCCTGAACGGGTACCGCCCGTTCTCGCAGGATGTCTGGGTGCCGGCCGGCGACTATGGGCGCCTCAAGGCAACGCTGCAGCGCCTGTGA
- a CDS encoding HEAT repeat domain-containing protein, translating into MVSKIKKKPKMPARDMAGSAGPDTAAPSDIPAEQSIDQLIRELKNPSELVRSAAAGELGHRKSEIAVKPLIAALKDPHPWVRHGAAWALGEIKSEAATDALSLALKDPDEITRGKAAEALVKIRGF; encoded by the coding sequence ATGGTTTCAAAAATCAAAAAGAAGCCAAAGATGCCTGCCCGGGATATGGCCGGATCCGCCGGTCCGGATACTGCAGCACCTTCGGACATCCCTGCTGAACAATCCATCGACCAGCTGATCCGGGAACTTAAGAATCCGAGCGAACTGGTCCGTTCCGCTGCTGCCGGGGAACTCGGGCACCGCAAATCGGAAATTGCTGTTAAGCCGCTGATTGCCGCCCTGAAAGATCCCCATCCCTGGGTCCGTCACGGGGCTGCATGGGCGCTTGGCGAGATAAAATCCGAGGCAGCGACCGATGCGCTCAGCCTGGCCCTGAAGGATCCGGATGAAATAACCCGGGGAAAAGCAGCCGAGGCTCTGGTAAAAATCCGCGGATTCTGA
- a CDS encoding PHP-associated domain-containing protein, with protein sequence MTARESPNVRFARPYPARIRAEGFYPADLHFHTTHTDSSVSIASLLRTIRKNGAGCAVTDHNEISGALAACRERSDLLVIPGIEISTCDGPHILVYFYSPRDLEDFFVRHIKERRRESPWMLTTITTREVLEAAGGYSCLRAPAHPYGYLLFNSGLGKCVEKGYLDESLYRKCDLIEGICANMARGENIRAISLATRLGLPPTGGSDGHVIFDLGSSVTCTRSSDPAQFLDELRHGRGKVIGRENHLGSKMLTAAVITTRFMPWLLPSTKIHCERLVGRMDRFLSSRKEKDRDR encoded by the coding sequence ATGACCGCCCGTGAATCCCCAAATGTCCGGTTTGCCCGGCCGTACCCGGCCCGGATCCGGGCCGAAGGTTTTTATCCGGCCGATCTGCATTTCCATACAACCCATACGGACAGCTCGGTGAGTATCGCGTCCCTGCTCCGGACGATACGGAAGAACGGGGCCGGCTGTGCCGTGACCGATCACAACGAGATCTCCGGCGCCCTTGCCGCGTGCAGGGAGCGATCGGATCTCCTCGTCATCCCGGGTATCGAGATCAGCACCTGCGATGGCCCGCACATCCTTGTGTACTTTTACTCCCCCCGCGATCTTGAGGATTTTTTTGTCCGGCATATCAAAGAGCGCCGGCGGGAGAGCCCGTGGATGCTCACCACCATCACCACCCGGGAGGTGCTTGAAGCCGCGGGAGGATACTCCTGCCTCCGGGCCCCGGCCCATCCCTACGGGTATCTCCTCTTCAATTCGGGCCTGGGAAAATGCGTTGAGAAAGGCTACCTGGATGAGTCGCTTTACCGGAAGTGCGATCTCATCGAGGGTATCTGCGCCAATATGGCCCGGGGGGAGAATATCCGGGCCATCTCCCTTGCAACCCGGCTCGGCCTTCCCCCCACCGGTGGATCGGACGGTCATGTGATATTTGACCTGGGCAGTTCGGTGACTTGCACGAGATCTTCAGATCCGGCACAATTTCTTGACGAACTCCGGCATGGCAGGGGAAAAGTCATCGGCCGGGAGAATCATCTCGGCTCCAAGATGCTCACGGCTGCGGTCATCACAACCCGGTTCATGCCCTGGCTCCTGCCGTCGACAAAGATCCATTGCGAGCGGCTGGTCGGCCGGATGGACCGGTTCCTCTCATCCCGGAAGGAAAAAGACCGGGATCGGTAG
- the cls gene encoding cardiolipin synthase: MAVDLIVFIILILNICFGISIVFFERKSPEIALAWLTLLVFIPVLGFLFYLAFGQNFYRARLFRIKAEDDRKVQDLVAGQLSEVARLENLSTDERENKFLRVIRMLLVSNRAVVSDNNNIEIYTNGHDKFAALFAAIDGAKNFVHVEYYYISPDGLGAEMVSHLTKKAKEGVEVRVLVDGLPFSVVPPSFWKPFIDAGGRKAVFFPGFFRFINFRFNNRNHRKIVVIDGKTAFCGGFNVGDEYVGRKELGFWRDTHVKIDGDAAHLLEVRFLMDWNYASKDPVEMSQRYFPKTGGTGSAVVQIVSSGPDHRHNQIKLAYLHLINTATESVYIQTPYFVPDASLIDALRLAAQSGIDVKIMIPCKPDHMFVYSVNHAFIRDLLDAGVKAYTYDEGFIHAKTLVIDGLVASVGSANWDVRSFKLNFETNALIYNPGYARKLREIFEEDLKHSTEITPESLEKRPLMEKIWEPVARLFSPVL; the protein is encoded by the coding sequence ATGGCCGTGGACCTGATAGTCTTTATCATCCTGATCCTGAACATCTGTTTTGGCATCAGCATTGTTTTTTTTGAACGCAAGAGCCCGGAGATCGCCCTTGCCTGGCTCACGCTTTTAGTCTTCATCCCTGTTCTCGGGTTCCTCTTCTACCTTGCCTTCGGGCAGAACTTTTACCGGGCCCGGCTCTTCCGGATCAAGGCAGAAGACGACAGGAAGGTCCAGGATCTGGTTGCAGGTCAGCTCAGTGAAGTTGCACGGCTCGAGAACCTGAGCACGGACGAGCGGGAGAACAAATTTTTGCGGGTCATCCGGATGCTTCTTGTCAGCAACCGCGCCGTTGTCTCGGACAATAACAATATCGAGATCTACACAAACGGGCATGACAAGTTTGCGGCCCTCTTTGCTGCTATCGACGGGGCAAAAAACTTTGTCCATGTCGAGTATTATTACATATCGCCCGATGGCCTGGGCGCAGAGATGGTCTCTCACCTCACAAAGAAGGCAAAGGAGGGCGTGGAGGTCCGGGTCCTTGTCGACGGCCTTCCTTTCTCGGTAGTTCCCCCCTCCTTCTGGAAACCGTTCATCGATGCCGGGGGCAGAAAAGCGGTCTTCTTCCCGGGCTTTTTCCGGTTCATCAACTTCCGGTTCAACAACCGGAATCACCGGAAGATCGTTGTCATCGACGGGAAGACCGCGTTCTGCGGCGGGTTCAATGTCGGCGACGAGTACGTGGGGAGAAAGGAGCTCGGGTTCTGGCGGGACACCCACGTGAAGATCGATGGCGACGCAGCCCACCTGCTGGAAGTGCGTTTCCTCATGGACTGGAATTATGCATCAAAAGATCCGGTGGAGATGTCTCAGAGGTATTTTCCAAAGACCGGCGGCACCGGTTCCGCTGTTGTCCAGATCGTATCAAGCGGCCCGGATCACCGGCACAACCAGATCAAGCTCGCGTACCTGCACCTGATCAATACCGCTACGGAATCTGTCTACATCCAGACCCCGTATTTTGTGCCGGACGCAAGCCTGATCGATGCCCTGCGCCTGGCTGCGCAGTCAGGCATCGATGTGAAGATCATGATCCCCTGCAAACCCGACCACATGTTCGTTTACTCGGTGAATCATGCGTTCATCCGGGACCTGCTCGATGCGGGGGTGAAGGCATACACGTACGATGAGGGTTTCATCCATGCAAAGACGCTTGTCATCGACGGCCTCGTGGCCTCGGTCGGGAGCGCGAACTGGGATGTCCGGAGTTTCAAGCTCAACTTCGAGACCAATGCCCTGATCTACAATCCGGGATATGCAAGGAAACTCCGGGAGATCTTTGAGGAGGACCTGAAACACTCAACCGAGATCACGCCCGAATCGCTTGAGAAACGGCCGCTCATGGAGAAGATCTGGGAGCCGGTTGCACGGCTCTTCTCCCCGGTGCTCTGA
- a CDS encoding PPC domain-containing DNA-binding protein has protein sequence MHCKMIGSTCIIRIDRGEEIVSTLRQFCTEHEITLGTVQGIGAVNNVTIGLFETATKVYHTTTLSGDHEITSLLGNITTLEGKPYLHLHATVSDAAYQTFGGHLTSAVVSGTCEVFIHKIEGQVGRMFDDDVGLNVFCI, from the coding sequence ATGCACTGCAAAATGATTGGTTCAACCTGCATAATCCGTATCGATCGCGGGGAAGAGATCGTAAGTACACTGAGACAATTCTGCACGGAACATGAGATCACGCTTGGCACCGTCCAGGGTATTGGTGCGGTCAACAACGTGACGATCGGGCTCTTCGAAACTGCGACAAAAGTGTATCACACAACGACATTATCAGGAGACCACGAGATCACATCCCTCCTTGGGAATATCACAACCCTTGAAGGCAAACCCTACCTCCATCTCCATGCAACCGTCTCCGATGCAGCGTACCAAACCTTCGGAGGCCACCTGACGAGTGCTGTTGTCAGCGGGACGTGCGAGGTATTTATTCATAAAATTGAAGGACAGGTCGGGCGGATGTTCGATGACGATGTCGGGCTGAATGTGTTTTGTATATAA
- a CDS encoding archaellin/type IV pilin N-terminal domain-containing protein — MEFFNNEDGFTGLEAAIVLIAFVVVAAVFSYVVLGAGFFTTQKSQEVVHTGVQQASSTLEIVGNVYGTGAATVSIDTINFSAALAPGGTPVDFDKVVITYSNASQLETLTRGAKGSNPSAGGWSIATVQNEITNDDVLEKGEQFDIMAKPSNAIMKNDQFQMEIKPAIGAALSISRTAPPSIQAVNVLF; from the coding sequence ATGGAATTTTTCAACAATGAAGATGGATTCACCGGTCTTGAGGCAGCGATTGTGCTCATCGCATTCGTTGTCGTTGCAGCGGTGTTCTCGTATGTAGTGCTCGGCGCCGGGTTCTTCACAACCCAGAAAAGCCAGGAAGTTGTCCACACCGGTGTTCAGCAGGCCAGTTCAACGCTCGAGATCGTTGGCAATGTCTATGGTACGGGTGCTGCAACGGTCTCGATCGATACCATCAACTTCTCGGCTGCACTCGCTCCCGGCGGAACGCCGGTGGACTTTGACAAAGTGGTAATAACCTACAGCAATGCATCCCAGCTCGAGACGCTGACGAGGGGAGCAAAGGGGTCTAATCCGAGCGCGGGCGGATGGTCAATTGCAACCGTCCAGAACGAGATAACCAATGACGATGTCCTGGAAAAAGGCGAACAGTTCGACATCATGGCAAAACCATCCAATGCCATTATGAAAAACGACCAGTTCCAGATGGAGATCAAACCGGCCATCGGCGCAGCTCTTTCAATCTCCCGGACAGCCCCGCCTTCAATCCAGGCCGTTAATGTACTCTTCTGA
- a CDS encoding OsmC family protein, with protein sequence MSTEIPWDESRKEWKPVDMTVTYDGDGAFTAVTSTGISFPMEAPVGMGGHGKLANPIQYLVGSLGGCVGVKILLALGDNGIVPSAMTIAIHGTRVKTMPAFFDHVHLTITIRADADDAMVSTIIDQTLTRLCPIAAMFAEVGEVTAEHRILRK encoded by the coding sequence ATGAGCACGGAGATCCCCTGGGACGAATCGCGGAAGGAGTGGAAACCGGTTGACATGACCGTGACATATGATGGAGACGGAGCATTCACCGCCGTCACGTCGACCGGGATCTCGTTCCCGATGGAGGCCCCGGTGGGTATGGGCGGGCACGGGAAGCTTGCAAACCCCATCCAGTACCTCGTCGGCTCGCTCGGGGGATGCGTGGGTGTCAAGATCCTTCTTGCGCTCGGGGACAACGGGATCGTTCCCTCAGCGATGACGATTGCGATCCACGGGACCCGGGTAAAGACCATGCCCGCATTTTTCGATCATGTCCACCTGACTATCACGATACGGGCCGACGCGGACGATGCGATGGTCTCAACGATCATCGACCAGACGCTCACCCGCCTCTGTCCGATCGCTGCCATGTTTGCCGAGGTCGGGGAAGTGACTGCAGAACACCGGATACTCAGGAAATAA
- a CDS encoding PAS domain S-box protein — MADGIHILYVDDETELLELGKMFLEISGQFTVDTSSSALRSLNSPSLVSYDAVISDYKMPEMDGIAFLKEIRKRYGNIPFILFTGRGREEVVIEAINNGADFYIQKGGSPEAMFAELAHKVRQAVGRRRSEREITSLFQATPGAIGVVLDRVMLRVNDYLSDMTGYSREELEGHNTRFLYLNDEDYAAVGRMREQAYREGKADDVEARWRRKDGTVIDVRVSAAAVDRSNPRAAMMYCTVDITRMKRDHAELQAAYEQLTTAEEELRSQYEDLARSEQELRESQERLRLFMDSATDAFTIWDKDLNLVDLNTTALTYFPPGTKKEDILGRNYKDLLPGAYARGESNRFSEVIRTGIPFSGIFRIQEPEYGRSWLNIKTFRVGTGLGITTTDISQMKKVEEELTTAYQQLKSSETQLREQYEESARREERLKKSEDEISGILRAAPVGIGLISADRVFIRVNDRFCTITGYSRDELIGQNARFLYPDEDEYIRAAKFYTLGNSEGTFDTMETRFLRKDGTLRDIKCYGTPIDPTRPGAGNIFIVLDITEENLEKNQKTGTG; from the coding sequence ATGGCAGACGGGATCCATATCCTTTATGTCGATGACGAAACAGAGCTTCTCGAACTGGGCAAAATGTTCCTCGAGATCTCCGGACAGTTCACCGTGGATACCTCATCATCCGCACTGAGATCGCTCAACTCCCCCTCGCTTGTGTCGTACGATGCCGTGATTTCGGATTACAAGATGCCGGAGATGGACGGGATCGCGTTTTTAAAAGAGATCCGGAAGCGGTATGGAAATATTCCTTTTATCCTGTTCACCGGCCGGGGCCGGGAGGAAGTCGTGATAGAGGCGATCAACAATGGCGCTGACTTCTATATCCAGAAAGGCGGGAGCCCGGAAGCTATGTTTGCCGAGCTGGCTCACAAGGTCAGGCAGGCGGTTGGACGGAGAAGGAGCGAGCGGGAGATAACAAGCCTCTTCCAGGCAACCCCGGGTGCGATCGGTGTGGTTCTGGACCGGGTCATGCTGCGGGTCAATGATTATCTTTCTGACATGACCGGCTATTCCCGCGAAGAACTGGAAGGCCATAATACCCGGTTTTTGTACCTGAACGACGAGGATTATGCTGCGGTCGGCCGGATGCGGGAGCAGGCGTACCGGGAAGGGAAAGCCGACGATGTCGAGGCCCGCTGGAGGCGAAAGGACGGCACGGTCATAGATGTCCGGGTATCGGCAGCCGCGGTCGACCGGTCCAATCCCCGGGCAGCCATGATGTACTGCACCGTTGATATTACAAGGATGAAACGGGACCATGCCGAACTCCAGGCAGCCTATGAACAGCTCACAACCGCTGAGGAGGAACTGCGCTCGCAGTACGAAGACCTGGCAAGGAGCGAGCAGGAACTCCGGGAAAGCCAGGAGAGACTCCGGTTGTTCATGGATTCGGCAACCGATGCCTTCACGATCTGGGATAAGGATCTCAACCTGGTGGATCTCAACACGACTGCCCTCACCTATTTTCCCCCGGGAACAAAGAAAGAGGATATCCTTGGCAGGAATTACAAGGATCTGCTTCCCGGGGCCTATGCACGGGGCGAGAGCAACCGGTTCTCGGAAGTAATCAGGACCGGGATCCCGTTCTCCGGCATCTTCAGGATCCAGGAGCCGGAATACGGCAGGAGCTGGCTGAACATCAAAACCTTCCGGGTGGGTACCGGCCTTGGGATCACGACGACAGATATTTCCCAGATGAAAAAAGTCGAAGAGGAACTGACAACAGCATACCAGCAGCTCAAGAGCTCGGAGACGCAACTCCGGGAGCAGTACGAGGAGAGTGCCCGGCGCGAAGAGCGGTTGAAAAAGAGCGAGGATGAGATCTCCGGCATCCTGCGTGCAGCTCCCGTGGGCATCGGCCTGATATCTGCTGACCGGGTGTTCATCCGGGTCAATGACCGGTTCTGCACCATAACGGGATATTCCCGCGATGAACTGATCGGGCAGAATGCACGGTTCCTGTACCCGGATGAGGACGAGTATATCCGGGCGGCAAAATTCTACACGCTCGGCAACAGCGAGGGCACGTTTGATACCATGGAGACACGGTTTCTCAGGAAAGACGGGACCCTGCGGGATATAAAGTGCTATGGGACCCCGATCGATCCCACCCGTCCCGGTGCCGGCAATATCTTTATCGTGCTGGATATCACGGAAGAGAACCTGGAGAAAAACCAGAAGACGGGTACCGGATAA
- a CDS encoding isoprenylcysteine carboxylmethyltransferase family protein, with protein MEPVYPILFILWVAFFACWWIPVLLKGRPKAKRVSSHGSFLACMIVPIAIVMIVLALLSPGLTETRVLPGTLPVVLFGLLIVLLGLAFAIRARQHLGSNWSARPAIQENHTLTRTGPYAYVRHPIYTGLLTGVLGTAIATGSLSAFIALAVALLALFWKIKIEEKFLREEFGEEYERYRRDVKALVPFLV; from the coding sequence ATGGAGCCCGTTTACCCGATCCTCTTCATCCTCTGGGTGGCGTTCTTTGCCTGCTGGTGGATCCCGGTCCTGCTGAAAGGCCGGCCAAAAGCCAAGCGTGTCTCGTCGCACGGCTCGTTCCTCGCCTGCATGATCGTGCCGATCGCCATTGTCATGATCGTTCTCGCCCTGCTCTCCCCCGGGCTTACCGAGACCCGCGTGCTCCCCGGTACGCTCCCGGTTGTTCTCTTCGGCCTGCTCATCGTTCTCCTCGGCCTTGCGTTTGCCATCCGGGCCCGGCAGCACCTGGGTTCGAACTGGAGCGCCCGGCCTGCAATCCAGGAGAACCACACGCTCACCCGCACCGGCCCGTACGCGTACGTCCGGCACCCGATCTACACAGGACTCCTCACCGGGGTTCTCGGAACCGCAATCGCGACCGGCTCTCTCTCCGCCTTCATCGCGCTCGCGGTTGCGCTCCTGGCTCTCTTCTGGAAGATCAAAATTGAAGAGAAATTCCTGCGGGAGGAATTCGGGGAAGAGTACGAGCGGTACCGCCGCGACGTGAAAGCGCTCGTGCCGTTTTTAGTCTGA